One window from the genome of Halonatronomonas betaini encodes:
- the metK gene encoding methionine adenosyltransferase, with protein sequence MVDKYFFTSESVTEGHPDKVADQISDAILDEILKCDPDARVACETFVTTGLVLVSGEITTDCYVDITDITRKKVVDIGYNRAKYGFDGETCAVLTAIDEQSSDIAQGVNTALESREREENGEEELGAGDQGIMFGYACNETPELMPLPITLSHKLAQRLAEVRKNKLLGYLRPDGKTQVTVEYEDDKPKRVDKVVVSAQHHPDKKLADLKTDLIKHVIKEVIPADLLDEETEYLINPTGRFVIGGPHGDTGLTGRKIIVDTYGGVARHGGGCFSGKDGTKVDRSATYAARYVAKNIVAAGLADKCEVQLSYAIGVAKPLSIMVDTFGTGKVSEERLTELVKEHFDLRPGSIIKNLNLTEPIFQQVACYGHFGRPELDLPWEKTDKVEALKSSL encoded by the coding sequence ATGGTTGATAAATATTTCTTTACATCGGAATCTGTTACTGAAGGGCATCCTGATAAAGTAGCTGATCAGATATCTGATGCTATTTTAGATGAAATTTTAAAATGCGATCCTGATGCCAGGGTTGCCTGTGAAACCTTTGTTACTACAGGACTTGTTTTGGTTTCAGGAGAAATTACTACTGATTGTTATGTGGATATTACTGATATTACCAGAAAAAAAGTTGTTGATATTGGATATAATCGGGCTAAGTATGGTTTTGATGGTGAAACCTGTGCTGTTTTAACTGCCATCGATGAACAATCGTCTGATATTGCTCAGGGAGTTAACACTGCTTTAGAAAGCAGGGAAAGAGAAGAAAACGGTGAAGAAGAATTAGGTGCTGGAGATCAGGGTATAATGTTTGGTTATGCCTGCAATGAAACGCCAGAACTTATGCCTTTACCGATAACTTTATCCCATAAATTGGCTCAAAGGCTTGCTGAAGTTAGAAAGAATAAATTGCTTGGTTACTTGCGACCTGATGGTAAAACTCAGGTTACAGTTGAATATGAAGATGATAAACCAAAGAGAGTTGATAAAGTTGTAGTTTCTGCCCAGCATCATCCAGATAAGAAGCTGGCTGATTTAAAAACAGATTTGATCAAACATGTTATAAAAGAAGTGATTCCTGCAGATTTATTAGATGAAGAGACAGAGTATCTGATTAATCCAACTGGCAGGTTTGTAATAGGTGGCCCCCATGGCGATACAGGCCTGACTGGAAGAAAGATTATTGTCGATACATACGGAGGAGTTGCCAGACATGGAGGAGGCTGTTTTTCCGGGAAAGATGGCACAAAAGTTGACAGGTCTGCCACCTATGCTGCACGTTATGTTGCTAAAAATATTGTGGCTGCAGGACTTGCTGATAAATGTGAGGTTCAGCTATCCTATGCTATTGGTGTGGCTAAGCCATTATCTATCATGGTTGATACTTTTGGAACTGGAAAAGTATCTGAGGAACGTTTAACTGAATTGGTTAAAGAGCATTTTGACTTAAGGCCAGGGAGTATTATTAAGAATTTAAATTTAACTGAGCCGATTTTCCAGCAGGTTGCCTGTTATGGTCATTTTGGTAGACCAGAACTTGACCTACCCTGGGAAAAGACTGATAAGGTTGAAGCATTAAAAAGTTCATTATAA
- a CDS encoding TldD/PmbA family protein has product MEYKEFKKKIFEKAKAAGFSEVELYRNRNSSIDLRVFKGEVDHYSLNDDDGIGFRGIYQGKMGFSYTESISEEEIDFLVNKAKENAEIVDKEEGVIFTEKAEYQELNIISDDFGEINPDDKIELLKNAEQAAYDYDDRIEVVNYCMYSDMMLEEVMDNTAELELSNNSQLAYMYLSVLAADETDKKSSGKVVVKRKFAEFDPVELAEEVAKEAVSLLGASSIKSGDYPVLLRRDVAGDLLQTFASTLSAENVQKGLSLFEGKLDDKVAVDDLTLIDDPFMEEGFRSTPFDSEGYPTRKKEIIKNGILTTYLYNLKAAAREGVKSTGNAFRSSHKSSVGIAPTNLYIEPGQTSYDQLKKMKERILLVTDITGLHAGANQVSGDFSLSAEGFLLEDGEIIKPVEQITISGNFIELLKDVIGIGNDLEMGSPGRGHIGSPSLLIGSLSVGGN; this is encoded by the coding sequence ATGGAATATAAGGAATTTAAAAAGAAAATTTTTGAAAAAGCTAAGGCTGCCGGGTTTTCTGAGGTTGAACTTTATAGAAATAGAAATTCCAGTATAGATCTCAGAGTTTTTAAGGGTGAGGTTGATCATTATTCTCTTAATGATGATGATGGAATTGGTTTTAGAGGTATTTATCAGGGGAAAATGGGCTTTTCTTATACAGAGAGTATTTCAGAAGAAGAAATAGATTTTTTAGTTAATAAAGCTAAAGAGAATGCTGAAATTGTTGATAAAGAAGAAGGGGTCATATTTACTGAAAAAGCAGAATATCAGGAATTAAATATAATTAGCGATGATTTTGGTGAAATTAACCCTGATGATAAAATTGAGCTTTTAAAGAATGCAGAACAGGCTGCTTATGATTATGATGATAGAATAGAAGTAGTTAATTATTGTATGTATTCCGATATGATGCTAGAAGAGGTTATGGATAATACTGCAGAGCTTGAGCTCAGCAACAACAGTCAACTTGCCTATATGTATTTATCTGTTCTGGCAGCTGATGAGACTGATAAAAAATCAAGTGGTAAAGTTGTTGTTAAAAGAAAATTTGCAGAGTTTGATCCTGTAGAATTGGCAGAAGAGGTTGCTAAAGAGGCAGTTTCTTTATTAGGTGCTAGCTCAATTAAATCAGGCGATTATCCTGTTTTATTGAGACGGGATGTTGCCGGTGATCTTTTACAGACCTTTGCTTCAACTTTATCTGCTGAGAATGTCCAGAAAGGCCTCTCCTTATTTGAGGGTAAACTGGATGATAAAGTTGCAGTTGATGATTTAACCCTGATTGATGATCCTTTTATGGAAGAGGGTTTTAGATCAACACCTTTTGATTCTGAGGGTTACCCTACCAGAAAAAAAGAGATTATAAAGAATGGAATTTTAACAACTTATTTATATAATTTAAAAGCAGCTGCCAGGGAAGGTGTTAAATCGACTGGTAATGCCTTTAGAAGTTCCCATAAAAGCTCAGTTGGAATTGCTCCAACAAATCTTTATATTGAACCTGGTCAGACAAGTTATGATCAGCTCAAGAAGATGAAGGAAAGAATATTATTGGTTACTGATATTACAGGGCTTCATGCCGGTGCCAATCAGGTTTCAGGAGATTTCTCCCTGAGTGCAGAGGGCTTTTTGCTTGAAGATGGAGAGATTATTAAACCTGTTGAACAGATAACTATTTCTGGTAACTTTATTGAGCTCTTAAAAGATGTTATTGGGATAGGTAATGATTTAGAAATGGGCTCACCAGGCAGAGGGCATATTGGTTCACCATCATTATTAATTGGTAGTCTGTCAGTAGGTGGCAATTAA
- a CDS encoding TldD/PmbA family protein: MIDKNILLEVIDAALNEGGDYAEVFVEKSYLNSIKMIGGDVEEAKSGTDYGLGLRIFNKFNGIYAYTNNTERENLLKVARNTAKALKSERVLRPDNLEPAREMDNHIIKIRPDRVSQSEKLDLMNKANQVASNYDDSIKQTIINYFDKNQKITFINSEGDFVNDARVRTRLAISAVASIGGEKQTGFYAPGAHMGFEFYDTIDIEEYAEEAARIAATMIKADYAPAGKMPVVIDNGFGGVIFHEACGHSLEATSVAKKTSVFADRVGDQIASEVVTAIDDGTIPNAWGSQNFDDEGIPMQKNVLIKDGILQGYLVDRLNGRRMGAEPTGSGRRESYKYAPTSRMTNTYIAPGESSKDDIINSVDYGLYASKMGGGSVDPSTGQFNFNVQEGYLIRDGKIAEPVRGATLIGKGEDILKKIDMVGDNLAHEQGMCGSISGAVPSNVGQPMIRVSELTVGGREGGQS, translated from the coding sequence ATGATAGATAAAAATATTTTGCTCGAAGTTATAGATGCCGCCCTTAATGAAGGCGGGGATTATGCTGAGGTATTTGTTGAAAAATCATATCTTAATAGTATTAAAATGATCGGTGGAGATGTTGAGGAAGCTAAAAGCGGGACTGATTACGGTTTAGGTTTAAGGATTTTCAATAAATTCAATGGTATTTATGCCTATACTAATAATACTGAGCGGGAAAATCTTTTAAAGGTGGCTAGAAATACTGCTAAGGCTTTAAAATCTGAAAGGGTTCTTAGACCTGACAATTTAGAGCCGGCTAGAGAGATGGATAATCATATTATTAAAATTAGACCAGATAGGGTTAGTCAGTCAGAAAAATTAGATTTAATGAATAAAGCTAACCAGGTCGCCAGTAATTATGATGATTCTATTAAACAGACAATTATAAATTATTTTGATAAAAATCAGAAAATTACCTTTATTAATTCTGAAGGTGACTTTGTTAATGATGCGAGAGTTAGGACCAGGCTTGCAATCTCTGCTGTAGCAAGTATTGGTGGAGAAAAGCAGACCGGTTTTTATGCTCCTGGTGCTCATATGGGTTTTGAGTTTTATGATACGATTGATATAGAAGAATATGCCGAAGAAGCTGCCAGAATAGCTGCTACTATGATTAAGGCAGATTATGCTCCGGCAGGCAAGATGCCGGTAGTTATTGATAATGGTTTTGGCGGAGTTATTTTTCATGAGGCCTGTGGGCATAGCCTGGAGGCAACTTCAGTTGCTAAAAAGACATCTGTTTTTGCTGATAGAGTTGGTGACCAGATTGCCAGTGAAGTTGTAACAGCAATAGATGATGGTACTATTCCTAATGCCTGGGGTTCACAGAACTTTGATGATGAGGGTATCCCGATGCAGAAGAATGTTTTAATAAAAGATGGTATTCTCCAGGGTTATTTAGTTGATAGATTAAATGGACGGAGAATGGGTGCTGAACCAACTGGCTCTGGCCGGAGAGAGAGTTATAAGTATGCCCCTACTTCCAGAATGACCAATACCTATATTGCCCCTGGTGAGAGCAGTAAAGATGATATTATAAATAGCGTTGATTATGGCCTTTATGCCAGCAAAATGGGGGGCGGATCTGTTGACCCCTCTACTGGACAATTTAATTTTAATGTTCAGGAAGGTTATCTGATTAGAGATGGCAAAATTGCTGAGCCAGTTAGAGGAGCAACTCTGATTGGTAAAGGTGAAGATATTTTAAAAAAGATTGATATGGTTGGAGATAATCTGGCCCATGAACAGGGCATGTGTGGCTCGATTAGTGGCGCTGTTCCATCCAATGTTGGTCAGCCAATGATTAGGGTTTCAGAACTAACAGTTGGCGGAAGAGAAGGAGGTCAGTCATAA
- the lgt gene encoding prolipoprotein diacylglyceryl transferase has protein sequence MDRVAFQIGPVPIMWYAVFIVSGIILGLGVVTWLGKSKGYDFEDWIDFLLLGLPIGLVGTRLYFILFNLPYYQDNPAEMFNVRGGGLAIHGGMIAGLIFTYFFTKKKNFDFLITVDILAPAFILGQSIGRWGNFINQEAYGQVVSQETLSWLPQFIQEGMYINGVYHQPTFLYESIWNLVVFVIMIVLFKSKYYKPGRVLGIYLIGYSIGRFVIEDLRMDSLYLGNFQVARLISIVLIAAGAYLFYRSMSSGKGKN, from the coding sequence ATGGATAGAGTAGCTTTTCAAATTGGCCCAGTACCAATTATGTGGTATGCAGTTTTTATTGTTAGTGGAATAATTTTAGGTTTAGGTGTTGTTACCTGGCTAGGAAAATCTAAAGGTTATGATTTTGAAGATTGGATAGATTTTCTGTTGCTAGGTCTTCCAATTGGTCTGGTTGGTACCAGACTTTATTTTATTTTATTTAACCTACCATATTATCAAGACAATCCAGCTGAGATGTTTAATGTTAGAGGTGGAGGATTGGCCATCCATGGTGGTATGATTGCCGGACTTATTTTCACTTATTTTTTTACTAAAAAGAAGAATTTTGATTTTTTAATCACTGTAGATATTCTGGCCCCTGCTTTTATTTTAGGCCAGAGTATTGGTCGCTGGGGTAATTTTATTAATCAGGAGGCCTATGGCCAGGTTGTATCCCAGGAGACATTGAGCTGGTTGCCTCAATTTATCCAGGAGGGAATGTATATAAATGGTGTCTATCACCAACCGACATTTTTATATGAATCTATCTGGAATTTAGTAGTTTTTGTGATTATGATCGTTCTATTCAAGAGTAAATATTATAAACCAGGTCGGGTTTTAGGAATTTATTTGATTGGATACTCAATCGGAAGGTTTGTGATTGAGGATTTAAGGATGGATAGTCTTTATTTAGGAAATTTCCAGGTTGCCAGGTTGATAAGTATTGTGTTGATAGCAGCAGGTGCTTATCTGTTTTATAGATCTATGAGTAGTGGAAAGGGGAAAAATTAA
- the coaBC gene encoding bifunctional phosphopantothenoylcysteine decarboxylase/phosphopantothenate--cysteine ligase CoaBC: MRPNIILGITGGIAAYKMAHVASSLTKEGYNVDVIMTESAKEFISPLTFQSLTHNSVESEMFTPPANRDVKHISLADRADLFLIGPATGNFIAKLAGGIGDDLLSTILMATRADVMIAPAMNVNMYNNPVVQKNLEILKDKGFIVLEPDSGYLACGYEGGGRLPEPDVLVAAVKDMLTPKDLSGKKLLITAGPTRETIDPVRFLSNRSTGRMGYAIAKRAKARGAEIVLISGPTELDPPEGVQLIDVKSAQEMAEAAVEYFPEVHAGIMAAAVSDYRPIEISEQKLKKSENDENLMIELTRTPDIINELNKIKGSQKLVGFAAESEALKVNARRKLLEKSLDLIIANNIADENVGFASRNNRVLILNEEFEYQVAIRDKKEIADIILDELKSFL; encoded by the coding sequence ATGCGTCCTAATATTATTTTAGGGATTACAGGTGGGATTGCAGCATACAAGATGGCTCATGTAGCCAGTAGTCTGACAAAAGAAGGTTATAATGTTGATGTAATAATGACTGAATCAGCAAAGGAATTTATCAGTCCTTTAACCTTTCAATCGTTAACCCATAATTCAGTTGAATCTGAAATGTTTACACCTCCTGCAAATAGAGATGTTAAGCATATTTCTCTGGCAGATAGGGCAGATTTATTTTTGATTGGTCCTGCTACTGGAAATTTTATTGCAAAATTAGCCGGTGGTATCGGTGATGACCTACTATCGACAATTTTAATGGCAACCAGGGCAGATGTTATGATTGCCCCTGCTATGAATGTCAATATGTACAATAACCCTGTGGTTCAGAAAAACCTTGAAATTTTAAAGGATAAAGGTTTTATTGTATTAGAACCTGATAGTGGTTATCTGGCTTGTGGCTATGAAGGTGGCGGGAGATTACCTGAACCAGATGTATTGGTTGCCGCAGTTAAAGATATGCTTACACCTAAAGATTTATCAGGTAAAAAATTGCTGATTACTGCAGGGCCTACCCGAGAAACAATAGATCCAGTCCGGTTTTTATCAAACCGTTCTACTGGCAGGATGGGTTATGCTATTGCTAAGAGAGCAAAGGCTAGAGGAGCTGAAATAGTTCTTATCTCAGGACCAACTGAGCTTGATCCACCTGAAGGGGTTCAGTTGATTGATGTTAAATCTGCTCAGGAGATGGCAGAGGCAGCAGTTGAATATTTTCCTGAGGTTCATGCCGGCATCATGGCAGCGGCAGTCTCAGATTATAGACCGATTGAGATATCGGAACAGAAGCTTAAGAAATCAGAGAATGATGAAAATTTGATGATTGAACTGACCAGGACACCGGATATTATTAATGAGTTAAATAAGATTAAAGGAAGTCAAAAATTAGTCGGGTTTGCTGCTGAATCTGAAGCTTTAAAAGTTAATGCAAGAAGAAAACTTTTAGAAAAGAGTCTTGATTTAATAATTGCTAATAATATTGCTGATGAAAATGTTGGGTTTGCCAGCAGGAATAATAGGGTCTTAATTTTAAACGAGGAGTTTGAATATCAGGTTGCTATCAGGGATAAAAAAGAGATTGCTGATATAATTCTTGATGAATTAAAATCTTTTTTATAA
- the rpoZ gene encoding DNA-directed RNA polymerase subunit omega — protein sequence MIARPSLEDLKGQADSPFTIIVMAAKRARNLNQGGKDLLDNYKGNKPVTKSLEEIQLGKIHYKKISEDSIK from the coding sequence ATGATAGCTAGACCATCACTTGAAGATCTTAAAGGTCAGGCTGATAGTCCATTCACTATAATTGTTATGGCAGCTAAGAGGGCAAGAAATTTAAATCAGGGTGGCAAGGATTTACTTGATAATTATAAAGGTAATAAGCCTGTTACAAAGAGTTTAGAGGAAATTCAGTTGGGTAAAATACATTACAAAAAAATTAGTGAAGATAGTATAAAATAG
- the gmk gene encoding guanylate kinase, whose translation MSKGILFVLSGPSGVGKGTVLDRVFDKYQDVEYSVSMTTREPRPGEVNGEDYYFVSTSEFKKHKDNDGFIESACVHGNFYGTPKKFVQEALDEGRDIILEIDINGARQVRKSFGDAVYIFLTPPSFDELKNRLEKRDSESKADMEIRLRNARSEMTESDDYDYKVVNDKVDSAAERIIEIIEKEKKGRQDNNDS comes from the coding sequence ATGTCTAAAGGTATTTTATTTGTTCTCTCTGGCCCCTCAGGTGTTGGTAAAGGAACTGTGCTTGACAGAGTTTTTGATAAATATCAAGATGTTGAATATTCAGTTTCAATGACAACGAGAGAACCACGACCTGGTGAGGTTAACGGAGAAGATTATTATTTTGTTTCAACTAGTGAATTTAAAAAGCATAAAGATAATGATGGGTTTATTGAATCAGCATGCGTTCATGGCAATTTTTATGGTACACCTAAGAAATTTGTTCAGGAAGCTTTAGATGAGGGCAGAGATATTATCTTAGAGATTGATATAAATGGTGCCAGACAGGTTAGGAAAAGTTTTGGAGATGCAGTCTATATCTTTTTAACACCGCCATCTTTTGATGAATTAAAAAATAGATTAGAGAAACGTGATTCTGAAAGTAAGGCCGATATGGAGATCAGGCTGAGAAATGCCAGGTCTGAGATGACTGAATCTGATGATTATGATTACAAAGTTGTTAATGATAAAGTTGATTCTGCTGCAGAGCGGATTATTGAAATAATTGAGAAAGAAAAGAAAGGGAGGCAAGATAATAATGATAGCTAG
- the remA gene encoding extracellular matrix/biofilm regulator RemA, which produces MSVKLINIGFGNIVAGNRVIAVVSPESAPIKRIIQEAREKGMLIDATYGRRTRAVIITDSDHVVLSAIQPETVSHRLEDNKKDEE; this is translated from the coding sequence ATGTCGGTTAAGTTGATTAATATTGGATTTGGAAATATTGTGGCAGGGAATAGGGTTATTGCTGTAGTCAGCCCGGAATCTGCTCCAATCAAAAGAATAATTCAGGAAGCAAGAGAAAAGGGTATGTTGATTGATGCTACCTATGGTCGGAGGACTAGGGCTGTTATTATAACTGATAGTGATCATGTCGTTTTATCTGCTATTCAGCCTGAAACTGTTTCACATAGATTGGAAGATAATAAAAAAGATGAAGAATAA
- a CDS encoding Rqc2 family fibronectin-binding protein, with protein MAIDGIMLANCRHDLNDKLITGRIDKIYQPEKTFLTILIRNNNQNYKLLSVIDPRQSRVHLTDLSFDNPKKPPTFTMVMRKHLTYGVIKKIEQPGFERILKITIENNNKTFYLYLEIMGRYSNVILTDQEHIILDAQKRMGPDKNSARTLMPKVKYEFPPPQDKIDPRELKQENWEKLISEDIEKNLPRAILNNIQGFGPDSTKEIVYRAGIDLEKNYSELNQKEKNKLLDQLFSWIDAIETGGFQPTVGFDKEEKFKIIYQSAFPLTYLKALEGVEYKTFENSGKLFDFFYQEHIIKRDLAREKKRLQDIISNYLDKNSRQQNKVRGKLEQSKHADKYKRRGELLKSQIHKIDKGASEVKLIDYYSEDQPEVKIPLDSDKSPAENVRRLFKKYNKLKKSRSHLVKQLAKLRHEDKYLQNVELELSQAETEEELSEIAEELKEEGYIKKNKQKSKDNNKLPPRKYISADNYQILVGRNNRQNDHLTKKVANQDDIWVHTRKIAGSHVIIKRDTDKPVPESTIYEAALLAAYFSKARESENVPVDYTKVKNVNKPKGAKPGIVYYENHQSVYVTPNEEELKQILKRTAEQSN; from the coding sequence ATGGCAATCGACGGAATAATGCTGGCTAATTGCCGGCACGATTTAAATGATAAATTAATTACTGGCCGAATAGATAAGATCTATCAGCCAGAAAAGACATTTTTAACTATTTTAATCCGAAATAATAACCAGAATTATAAATTACTTTCTGTAATAGATCCAAGACAATCAAGAGTCCATCTTACCGATTTAAGCTTTGATAACCCAAAAAAACCCCCTACTTTTACAATGGTTATGAGAAAACACCTAACCTATGGGGTAATCAAAAAGATAGAACAGCCTGGCTTTGAAAGAATCTTAAAAATAACTATAGAAAATAATAATAAAACTTTCTACCTCTACCTGGAAATTATGGGTAGATATAGTAATGTTATATTAACTGACCAGGAACATATAATCCTTGATGCCCAGAAAAGAATGGGACCAGATAAAAACTCAGCCAGAACTTTAATGCCAAAGGTCAAATACGAATTCCCGCCTCCCCAGGATAAAATTGATCCCCGGGAACTCAAGCAGGAAAACTGGGAAAAATTAATTAGCGAAGATATTGAAAAAAATCTACCCAGGGCTATCCTTAACAATATCCAGGGTTTCGGGCCTGATTCGACTAAAGAAATAGTCTATCGGGCTGGAATTGATTTAGAAAAAAATTATTCTGAATTGAATCAAAAAGAAAAAAATAAATTGCTGGATCAACTCTTCAGCTGGATAGATGCAATTGAAACCGGTGGTTTCCAACCGACAGTCGGTTTTGATAAAGAAGAAAAATTTAAAATCATTTATCAATCAGCTTTCCCATTAACTTATCTAAAAGCTTTAGAAGGGGTTGAATATAAAACCTTTGAAAACTCTGGTAAACTTTTTGATTTCTTCTATCAGGAACATATAATAAAAAGAGATCTGGCCAGGGAGAAAAAGAGATTACAGGATATTATCTCAAATTATCTGGATAAAAATAGCCGCCAGCAGAACAAGGTCAGAGGTAAATTAGAACAAAGTAAACATGCCGATAAATATAAACGAAGAGGAGAACTCCTTAAATCCCAGATCCACAAGATTGATAAAGGGGCCTCTGAAGTTAAGCTAATCGACTATTATAGTGAAGACCAGCCAGAAGTCAAAATTCCGCTGGATTCTGATAAATCCCCTGCTGAAAATGTCAGGCGACTATTTAAAAAATATAATAAACTAAAAAAGAGCCGCTCACACCTTGTCAAACAACTGGCCAAACTCCGGCATGAAGATAAATATCTTCAAAATGTAGAGTTAGAATTAAGTCAAGCAGAAACCGAAGAAGAACTCTCAGAGATTGCTGAAGAATTAAAGGAAGAAGGCTATATCAAAAAGAATAAACAAAAATCTAAAGATAATAATAAACTTCCTCCAAGAAAATATATCTCAGCAGATAATTATCAAATCTTAGTCGGTAGAAATAACCGACAGAATGATCACTTAACAAAAAAAGTGGCCAACCAGGACGATATCTGGGTCCATACTAGAAAAATTGCCGGTTCCCATGTAATCATCAAACGGGATACTGATAAACCAGTTCCAGAATCTACAATCTATGAAGCAGCACTCCTGGCAGCTTATTTCAGCAAAGCCAGAGAGTCAGAAAATGTTCCTGTTGATTATACTAAGGTAAAAAATGTCAACAAACCTAAAGGAGCTAAACCAGGTATTGTCTATTATGAAAATCACCAGTCAGTCTATGTTACCCCTAATGAAGAAGAATTAAAGCAGATACTTAAACGCACCGCCGAGCAGAGTAATTAA
- the lnt gene encoding apolipoprotein N-acyltransferase — translation MILLVILSGILLTLPLGNPELYWLAWFGLVPTIIVMKRLSDYKQVLVYGWVLGITLAVGASYWLYHPINDFSGLPFPLVIIFLMILFTLSGLNMGLWSLGYKFIERGSKKRASLLLLAGSWVAFEYLINFIFPYYPFGNLGLTQTGFDRFLQLSEYGGIFLLSFIVVLINGLIYKLFTVRRLRYLLLILIVFLASGYFSGQALDRLENSQFETGQLINIGIIATEIPQEEKWQGQNIEEFTELIAEEANQLYANGAELVIMPETALTFDYPRNGYYRNMFQDLTELNGYLLLGSQAIRDEPTESYNSMFLLDNEYEILGRYDKIDLIPGEFIPLVGVAEFFTGRNWGSITRGQEPEYFEIEVEGIEASFRVLTCSEILHRSADYAELSQHQFIVNPSNEAWFGDGNLQTQMWQSARLRAVETRMPVVKAGNKAIDGYVLPDGRYQEIVESSVIEIELPAPGREPTVYQQYGNIIVYLSILITLLGGAFKYLL, via the coding sequence TTGATCTTATTAGTGATTTTAAGTGGAATATTATTGACTCTGCCACTGGGAAATCCAGAGCTTTACTGGCTTGCCTGGTTTGGACTGGTGCCGACTATTATTGTTATGAAAAGATTAAGTGATTATAAGCAGGTGCTGGTTTATGGCTGGGTCCTGGGTATTACCCTGGCAGTTGGGGCCAGCTACTGGTTATATCATCCTATAAATGATTTTAGTGGACTGCCATTTCCCCTTGTAATTATTTTCTTGATGATTTTATTTACTTTATCTGGTTTGAATATGGGTTTATGGTCACTTGGCTATAAATTCATTGAAAGAGGAAGTAAAAAGAGAGCCTCTTTACTGCTGCTGGCAGGAAGCTGGGTAGCCTTTGAGTATTTGATAAATTTTATTTTCCCGTATTACCCCTTTGGTAATTTAGGTTTGACTCAGACTGGTTTTGATCGGTTTTTGCAGCTTTCTGAATATGGTGGAATATTCTTATTATCTTTTATTGTAGTTTTAATTAATGGATTGATTTATAAATTATTTACTGTTAGAAGATTAAGGTATTTATTGTTAATTCTAATTGTTTTTCTGGCTTCAGGTTACTTTAGCGGTCAGGCCCTGGATAGGCTAGAAAATAGTCAGTTTGAGACCGGTCAACTAATTAATATTGGAATTATTGCGACTGAAATTCCCCAGGAGGAGAAATGGCAGGGCCAGAATATTGAAGAATTTACTGAGTTAATTGCTGAAGAGGCCAATCAACTCTATGCAAATGGTGCCGAGCTGGTTATTATGCCAGAGACTGCACTGACCTTTGATTATCCTAGAAATGGCTATTATAGAAATATGTTTCAGGATTTGACTGAATTAAATGGCTATCTCTTACTTGGTAGCCAGGCTATCAGGGATGAACCGACTGAATCATATAATAGTATGTTTTTACTGGATAATGAATATGAGATTCTAGGTAGATATGATAAGATAGATTTGATTCCTGGTGAATTTATTCCTCTGGTTGGAGTTGCAGAATTCTTTACCGGTAGAAACTGGGGTTCAATCACCAGAGGTCAGGAACCAGAATATTTTGAGATTGAGGTTGAGGGTATTGAAGCTTCTTTTAGAGTTTTAACCTGTTCTGAGATTTTGCATAGGTCAGCAGATTATGCTGAATTGAGTCAACATCAATTTATCGTAAACCCTTCCAATGAAGCCTGGTTTGGTGATGGCAATCTTCAGACTCAGATGTGGCAATCTGCCAGATTGAGAGCTGTTGAGACCAGGATGCCAGTTGTTAAAGCAGGCAATAAGGCAATTGATGGCTATGTCCTGCCAGATGGTCGTTATCAGGAGATAGTGGAAAGTTCTGTAATAGAAATAGAACTGCCGGCTCCAGGGAGGGAACCGACAGTTTATCAGCAATATGGTAATATAATTGTCTATCTATCTATTTTAATTACTCTGCTCGGCGGTGCGTTTAAGTATCTGCTTTAA